One Halostella limicola genomic window carries:
- the purH gene encoding bifunctional phosphoribosylaminoimidazolecarboxamide formyltransferase/IMP cyclohydrolase, whose amino-acid sequence MRIAGLASNRGRNLMHIADKAPGGAELAVVLTNDADAPVLDEAEKRGIPTETVERDEGEDRRAHERRVLDALADHDFDLVCLDGYMRILSDEFLDEAPTTLNVHPSLLPSFPGTDAWGDALDAGVDVTGCTVHVVTDATDEDGAVVEEDVDAGPIVTQEPVPVYDGDDEDDLADRVLYEGEFKAYPRAVKWFAEDRATVDREANVVRTPENGDEQLPLRFLASGDRVADLRYGENPHQDAAAYADYSCEEASVLDADQLNEGAKALSYNNYNDADAALNLVKEYDGPAAAVIKHTNPAGAAVADTLADAYRDALSTDAKSAFGGIVALNCECDAETAAEITDSFKEVVVAPGYTDDALDELFEKDNLRVLDVGPGDGRTGEADRSALDTPVEQHTEKRLAGGRLVQERDRQAPTADDLEVVTEREPTDEQVESMLFAWQTIKHVKSNAILFADGTETVGVGAGQVSRVDAVEIAKMKAESDAEGKSAAGAVMASDAFFPFPDGIEAAAEAGIEAVIQPGGSVNDDDVIEACDEHDIAMVFTGSRAFRHD is encoded by the coding sequence ATGCGAATCGCAGGACTCGCCAGCAACCGCGGCCGAAACCTGATGCACATCGCCGACAAGGCCCCGGGCGGCGCCGAGCTCGCCGTCGTCCTGACCAACGACGCCGACGCGCCGGTCCTCGACGAGGCCGAGAAGCGCGGCATTCCGACCGAGACCGTCGAGCGCGACGAGGGCGAGGACCGCCGCGCCCACGAGCGCCGCGTCCTCGACGCCCTCGCGGATCACGACTTCGATCTCGTCTGTCTCGACGGCTACATGCGCATCCTCTCCGACGAGTTCCTCGACGAGGCGCCGACCACGCTCAACGTCCACCCCTCGCTGCTCCCCTCTTTCCCCGGGACGGACGCGTGGGGCGACGCGCTCGACGCCGGCGTGGACGTGACCGGCTGTACCGTCCACGTCGTCACGGACGCCACCGACGAGGACGGCGCAGTCGTCGAGGAAGACGTCGACGCCGGCCCGATCGTGACACAGGAGCCGGTCCCGGTCTACGACGGCGACGACGAGGACGACCTCGCGGACCGCGTCCTCTACGAGGGCGAGTTCAAGGCGTACCCCCGTGCGGTGAAGTGGTTCGCCGAGGACCGCGCGACGGTCGACCGCGAGGCGAACGTCGTCCGCACGCCCGAAAACGGGGACGAACAGCTCCCTCTGCGCTTCCTCGCGAGCGGCGACCGCGTCGCCGACCTCCGGTACGGCGAGAACCCCCATCAGGACGCCGCCGCCTACGCCGACTACTCCTGCGAGGAGGCGTCGGTCCTCGACGCCGACCAGCTGAACGAGGGTGCGAAGGCGCTGTCGTACAACAACTACAACGACGCCGACGCCGCGCTCAACCTCGTCAAGGAGTACGACGGGCCGGCCGCCGCCGTCATCAAGCACACCAACCCCGCCGGCGCCGCTGTCGCCGACACGCTGGCCGACGCCTACCGCGACGCGCTGTCGACCGACGCCAAGAGCGCCTTCGGCGGCATCGTCGCGCTGAACTGCGAGTGCGACGCAGAGACCGCCGCCGAGATAACGGACTCGTTCAAGGAGGTCGTCGTCGCGCCGGGCTACACCGACGACGCGCTGGACGAGCTGTTCGAGAAGGACAACCTCCGGGTCCTCGATGTAGGGCCCGGGGACGGTCGGACGGGCGAGGCCGACCGGTCCGCGCTCGACACCCCCGTCGAACAGCACACCGAGAAGCGCCTCGCCGGCGGTCGCCTCGTGCAGGAGCGCGACCGGCAGGCCCCGACCGCGGACGACCTCGAAGTCGTCACCGAGCGCGAGCCGACCGACGAGCAGGTCGAGTCGATGCTGTTCGCCTGGCAGACGATCAAGCACGTCAAGTCGAACGCCATCCTGTTCGCCGACGGCACGGAGACGGTCGGCGTCGGCGCCGGGCAGGTATCCCGGGTCGACGCCGTGGAGATCGCGAAGATGAAAGCCGAGAGCGACGCCGAGGGCAAGTCCGCGGCGGGCGCGGTGATGGCCTCCGACGCGTTCTTCCCGTTCCCGGACGGCATCGAGGCCGCCGCCGAGGCGGGCATCGAGGCCGTCATCCAGCCCGGCGGGTCGGTCAACGACGACGACGTGATCGAGGCCTGCGACGAGCACGACATCGCGATGGTGTTCACCGGGAGCCGCGCGTTCCGCCACGACTGA